The region ATGGGCGGATATTACCAACAAATATTTGGAAGAAAATAATATACAGGAAAAAGTGGATCACCGTTCTTTTCAAAGGCAAGGCATAAAGCAAATACCGACCATTCATTTAGGCGTATCGGCAAGTCAAATGGAAAAGAAAGGTATAACCACCGATAGAGGAAACATTAACCGAGAAATCAAACATCAAAATGCGATTTTAAGAGAAATCTCAAGAAGAATAAAGGCATTACTAAATTGGATAAGAGGAATAGGAAAAGAGGAAAAAACAGAAAACGAGAATACAAAGTCCCCCCCCCCCATCCAAAGAAAATTTGCTGTCCGTTTTTGAAAATCTTATCCGTAAAAATGCAGATAACCATAATACAGATTTAGAACAATACTACATTGAAAGCTATCAGTTCTTAAAAGAGAAAAATATCACTTCCATATCTGAACTTAAGGAAAGCATAGTTACTTTAATAGATAAGAACTATAAAACAACAAGAGCCATTAAAGGTACCGAAAAGAAAATAGATGATAGAGTACAACTTATCGACCAAGCTGAGAAATATTTGAAGCATAGAGACACCTATAAAGCCTATGCCAAGTTAAGGAAAAACAAACAAGATACTTTCTACAATGAACATACCGCAGAGATTATTTTATTTGAAAGTGCCAAGAAATATCTGAAAGAACATTTGAAAAAAAAGACCCTAAATATATCCAAATGGAAATCAGAAATAGGCACTTTGAGGAAAGAAAAAGATATTCTATATTCTCAAATGACAGATATACGAAAGGAAGTGGAACAGGCTGAAAGTGTTAGAGGTTGTATAGATAAATTACTGCAAGAAAAGAGAGGATTAACACAGGAAAAGAAGAAAGAGTTAGAGGTATAAAATTCGAATAAAATTAAGATTGACATTTGTATACAAAGATATATAATTTATACGTGATTTTGTGCTTAAAATTAGATATACGTTAGTATCATTATTGTACTTTAAGGACGGTTGGTTTTGGAGAAAATATATAGAAGAAGCCTAGTTTCGTTTATCTATAATTTAATAATAATGATTTTTGGAGTGCTTGTTGCATTTTTAATTTCCGGAGTAATTGGAGGATATAAAGTTGCAATTATTATATCTTCTATCATCATTATTTTGGTTGTAATAAGTATATTTAGGCAATTGAGAACTAAAATAATTATAAATGGAAATGGTATATTAATAAACGATGGGAAAAAGGAATTTAACTATAATCTAAATGAAGTTCATATTTCTTCAGAACAAAGAAACAATGACTCGTTTTTCTTATATCTTTATACAGAAGATGGTAATAAGGAAATGTTTGATTTATCTTCGCTAGGAAAAAGAAAATATAATGAACTTATTGAAGATTTAGGAGTGGTTGGAGTAAAAAGCAAAACAATTAAATTAAATGATGTTAATAAAAATAATTAAAAGGGAGAATGAAAATGGAGAAATATTTAGAAGCATTTTTTTCAATGGGAGTATATGCCTATGTTGTGATTGCAATTTTTATATTAGCGGCTGTTTTTTCGTTTGTGTCAATTAAAATGAACAAAAATGCCTTGACTAAATGGTTAGCTGTACATCCTAATGCGGTGAAAATTGAGCTTTCTTCCGGAAATAATGTAATCACTCAAAAACAATTATATGCTAGAGTAATCAGTGGTGAAGCTGCTATTTTTAATGAAAAAGCAAAATATATAGTTTGTGCAGATCCAGGAGATATTGTTTTAGAAGTAACTTACACATATACTAGACCCGGAGTGTTACATAAAAACGTTACTACAACATGGGGACCTGCAAAAGTGGAGCTTAATGTTGAAAGAGGAAAAGACTATTTACTAAGTTTTGATAAGAAAGAAGAGCAATTTAAGTTATCTAGTAAATAATTATTTGATTGACTTGAGTTGAAGGAATAGCTATCGTTCAAAAATTTTGTATTAAAGATAGTTATCATTTAATATTATGTATCGGTTTAATTAACAGCAAATCAAACAGGTTTGCTGTTTTTTGTTGTTCAAATAAGGTGTCAATAAATAAGAAAAGGTACTTGACAAAACGCTTAATGGGTAAAAACTATCTGTTTTCATGACTTAATTTGCCAGCTATTTTGGCTGAAATAATCAACCCATAAAAATGAACACAACCAAACATACTTTTTCATGATTATAAAAACTAAATAACTAAATAACTTTTTGCATAAATTGTTCAAAAATAAAGCACTTAATTAAAATATTTGCGCCACATTTGTAATAGATATATGGCATACTGTGGGCAGCATCCCTGAGGGGGAATAAGGAGGGACTCATGTTTCGAGGAAAAGTAACGGCACTTATGCTCAGTGCTTTATTGATTTTGAGTGAGATGCCGCATACTGTTTTGGCTAATGATTTTGGTGGGGGGGTGAACAGCCTAGTGCAAATACGTTAGAAGCTGTTTCTTCCAATGATAAAGTAGCTTCTGCTCCTAGTAGCGATGGCGAAAGTAAAGATAAACTAGAATCACTTGCACAAGTTAAGGTTGAAAATTCAGCTAATTCAGAAATTTCAGAACTAACTGATAACAAAGCCGACAATGAAAATAAAAATCCTATATCTAAAAAAACTGTAACTGAGCGTGGAGCTACGACTGATTTTATAACGATTGAGCGTACACCTGATACAAGTTATCCAACTTTGGAAGCAGCTTTAGAGGCAGCAGAAGATGGAGATGTATTAGAAGTAAATGGCAAGATTGTTATTACTAAAAATGTCAATATTACAAAGTCTATTACACTCAAGGCTGGTTCGAATGGTGCTAGCATTTCGACAAGTGAAGAGGCTAGAACTAGTACAGCAAGTAAATCAGCTGCGGCTTTTTCTTTACTCTTAGAAAGTGGCAAAAAACTGAAGTTGGGTGGCGGCACACAAAGTCCGGAGCTTCTATTAGATGAAGTGCATGTTGTTGTCAGTAAGGGCGAATTTTTTATGTATGATGGCGTGAAAATAAGCTCTAATTTGCCAGGAAATTACGGTAATCCAGAGGTAAATTTGAGCATTGTGACAATTAGCGGTGAAGATAGTAAAGCTACATTTAAAGGTGGTACAGTTGAAAATCCTTATGAAACGAATACAAGCGGCTTTGGCAATAATTATATCTTGCGTGTTATGAACGGTGCAAAGGTGCCTGAAATTGCAGGAGGTACGTATAAAGGTGCATATATTGCACTCCTTGTTGAGAATGAGGGAACTGAAATTTCGAACATAAAAGGCGGTAACTTTGAACATTCGAGTTGGACAGGACAATCTGAGCCATGCTTCAAAATTCATAAAAAAGCGAAAGTTGATAAAATTAGTGGTGGCACATTTAAGTCGTATCATTTTGGTGCCTTGCAACTTGAATGTGGTGCGTCAGTAGGTGAAATTAGTGGTGGTACTTTCCAAAACTTTTATGAAAAAGCGAACAGTAAAATGAATGATAGAGCATTGCCGTTTTGTTCTGGCTTGGTATTATACGGTAGAGAAGGTGATTCGCCAGTTGAAGTTCATACGATTAGTGGGGGTAATTTCGAAGGTATAAATGGTCTTTTGGCTGTTGGTAGTAAGCCTGAATATATGGCGAAAATAGATAAAATTACAGGTGGCACATTTAAATCTATCGAAAGTGATAAAGGTAACGCTGGCTTATATTTCTCACAAAATTCAGAGATTGGTGAAATTTCAGGTAATGTTCAAGCAACTGGTCGTACTTATGGCATATGGAATGCAGGTACAATTAAGAAAATCAGCGGTGGTACATATACAGGCCAAAATAATGATGGGCTTTTTAATTATGAGCTTAATAAAAGCAATCCCTATTTTAAAGGGAATATTGAAGAAATTAGTGGTGGGTCATTCACAGGTGTTGAAGCATCTATAAATAATAAAGCTGTTATTACTAAAATAACAAATGGTATTTATACAGCCAAAAAAGAGACTGCAAGTGGATGGAATCGAGATAATTATGCTCTTAATAATAAAGAAGGAAATGGATTAATTGAACTAGAACCAGGTTTAAGTTCGTCTCAGCCAGATAAGGGGAATGGCCGTTATTTAGCATTTTTCAAGGTGAATAAAGATGAAACGAACACAAGTATACTTAGTAGTAAGTTTGTTCTGCCAAAATACACAGGTGTTGATGGGACAGAAAAAGAATATATTATGAGTGGATATAAAAACGAATATAAATTTAATCTACCACAACAACCTGAAAAAGAACAGAGAACGTTCAATGCTTATCCATTTAATTCTGTTTTATATGTGAAAACAGATAAATCATCTGGTGCTATATCTTGGAAAGATAACGATTTCTTTGATCAATCGGAGGGATATGCAGGTGGAAAATCATATCATTTGATATATGGACTCAGCCAAAATTACAATAATGATGCATATTTAGATAATGGTTATCGTTATTTAACGAAGCAGCCAGTGTTAAGTTATGATGAAAACTTCCCTAAAAATACTTCAACAAGTGGAGAGCTTCCTGAAAAGAAGAGAGAGGTAAAACCATTTGATTATACTCGAATGAGTAATGGTGTTGACTTTCAAGATGGAGAACCAAAAGGATCACTATTTTGTGTCAAAGATAATATCGGTAACTTATCAGCCAAAGGTTATAAATTCCAAGGCTGGAATACTAAGAAAGATGGCACAGGTATCTGGCTCTATGCAGGGCAATATGTAGCTATGCCGGCTGAGAATGTGACATTATATGCTCAGTGGAAAGGCACATCTCAAACCGTGCGTTACGATGCTAACGGAGGTAAATTTGCTGATGACAAGGCTGAATGGTTGGCTAATTATCAGCTGAATGAAACGATAAACTTAATGGCAGCACCGAGCCGAGATGATTATGAATTCGTAGCATGGGAGGCTAACGGTCAAGCGTATAAAGCCAATGCCGAATATAAAGTGACGGGTGATGTGACTTTCAAGGCTAAATGGCAGAAAATTAAGCCTAAGCCAGAAACATCAGAAATAGAGCGTCCTCGCTATATTCCAAGCGACCCTATAATTAAACCAATTCCTAAAATTGGTGCCGTTGCTAAAACTGGTGAAATAGCTACAAACGCGTTCTCGTTGTTTATTTGTTTGAGCATGGTAGCTTATTTGTCAGTGATAGTGATTAAGCGACGTAAATAATTTCAGTAAGCTGGAAAATAGTAATCCCATCTACATAGATGGGATTTCGCTATTAAGGCTTAAGACAGGCTAATGGTATGACCAAAACATCATCTTTTCTGCGATATCCATATTCAGTACCCGTTATTATAAGTTCAAGATCTGGCAGGGCAAGCGGAACTTGTTTTTCTTTTTGATTGTTTTCTTTGATCAAAGACTCTATTTTGCAAAGATGCTTTGCACCTTCTTCAATTTCACTTTGACCTAATTTGAATTCAACCAATGCGTAGCGACCATCATCCAAATGTAAAACGGCATCTGCCTCAAGATTATATCTGTCGTGATAATATGAAATGCTTCCATTTTGGAAGGATGAATAAATTTTCAAATCTCGGATGCACAAACATTCAAACAAAAAGCCAAGCGTTTTGTAATCACGCGCGATGGCTAGTTTTGATGTATCGGTTTTACCTTTTAGACTTGTTGGCCAAGCACCTCGACATATAGCGAACTTAATATCATCAATAGTCATTTGCGATTGACAACTTGTAAAAGAATCTGGGCTGCAACAATTGAGAAAGAGAAACAGTACCGTTAGATTCATTACTTTCGTAAAGGCTCATAGGATACATATTCATTCTGGAAATTCGCAGTGTACTGGTATGAGCTGTTTTGACCTTGGCCGAGCTAGAACCTGTCAAAATATATTGGCCAATTTCGCCAGTATCATCCAAGTCTTTTCTAATCGCTCCCCAAATTTTAGGCGCATCCTGCCATTCATCAAACAGACGTGGCTTTTTACCTTTGAGTAAATCTGATGGCTGGGTATTTGATATAAGTAATAAGTTCTCATGCTTGTCTTCATCTTGAAATTCGATGAAGCTTTTTGCTGCCTGTTTAGCTGTAGTTGTCTGGCCACAACCTTTTGGACCAATGATTAATACCTCACCAAATGCATCCAATTTTTGACATAATTGTTTATCAGCTATTCTTTGTAAATAAATCATGATTTGACTACTTCTTATTGTTCTTGATGATACCCTAAACTTCGGGAAATTTCAGCGTTCACTTGACAGGTTTGTGGCATTTCATTTGACACATTTACGCTTAGAGTTTGTAGTTAATACCTATTATATTGCTAGCAACCGGTTGCTAGCATGCACTATTTAGCTGCCAAATTAGCCAGACTTTCACATCTGCAAAAATTGCTTTGACTTTATTTGACAAAGGTCAAAAAAGGTCTATAATAATAGTCAAGGTTAGTCAAAGACAAAAGACAGAACGAAAGTTCGGACCAACTTATAAATAGAATAAACGAAGGGAAGTGAGCAAATGGTCATGCGTTTAAGTGACTACATTGAAGACTTTATAAGAGAGAGCTTGAAGGAAAATAACGGAATCTTTGAATTTAATCGTAACTCAATGGCGAGCGACATGAACTGTGTGCCTTCACAAATCAGTTATGTGGTGGCAACTCGCTTCAACAATGATAATGGCTACTTGGTAACAAGTAGACGAGGCGGCAAGGGCTCCATTGAAATTCGCCAGCTGTTTACGGGCGATGATGAACAATTGAATATGATGGAACACCTTTTGAACAATGTACCGAATGCCATGAGTGAACATGATTCAGCCGTTTACCTTGACAACCTCTTGACGCTTGATTTGATTACCGATCGTGAAAAGGCAATTTGCCTCGCTTTGATGAGCGACAATAGCCTGACGAGAGTACCAATTGAGGAACGGAAAGAGATGCGAGCAGAAATGGTGACTAATCTTTTACGCAGCCTAGCTAGTGAGTATAGTTTTGAGAACTAGTTTTCAGGCACGATATGAGAAAGAAGGTTGAAGATTATGAATTTTGCTTATGATATTACAGATAGGACACTGAATCTTTTATCCTATGCAGCTTCTTTCGCTGAAGCACTACAAGATTACAAAATTACACCTGAATATTTGTTCATCGGTGTGCTCTTAAATCCAGAGCCAGACAATAACATGCGGCCAATTATGGAGCGATACGGTATCAACGAGAACAAATTCTATAAAGTATTGTTCGGCAAACAGGCAAGTGCCTTGCAGGTGCGTTTGCGTAAGTACAGCGCCTTTGAGTTACCGGGCTTGCTTTACAAGTTATCTGGTTTAGCAACCCAGATTTTGGGCAAGGCTGTTCGCCAATTGCGCGGCAATCGTGTATTGGAGCCAGAAGATTTGATCTTAGCTATTTTGGATGAACCAAGAAGCGTCACAAGGGATGTTTTGCTTGACTTGAATGTTGATATTGACCTTTTGCGCAATGATATTGCTAATTTGCAAGCTGAAGCACATGCCAAAAATGAGCGTATCTCCGAAAATCAAGGCCGTCCAACTTATGACGAAGAAGGCGGGCGCTATGGTCGCAGCCATGAAGATAACGGCAGATCCACAACGGAGGACAAGCAAGGCGATAAGCTGATGAGTGTGGATGAAGTGCGTAAACGTATTCCAACTTTGTTGAAATATGGTAAAGATATGACGAAGTTAGCCGAGGAGGGCAAGTTAGATCCAGTTATCGGCCGTCAGCAAGAGTTGAAGCGGATGATTCAAATCTTAGGCAGACGTATGAAGAACAATCCGTTGTTGATTGGTGAGCCTGGTGTTGGTAAGACAGCTGTGGTCGAGGCTTTGGTACAAGCTATTCAAAAGGGTGATGTGCCACGTGATTTGCAGAAGCATATAGTTGTGGCTTTGGATGTCGTTTCACTCTTAGCAGGTGCTAGTTATCAAGGTGAGTATGAGGAACGTTTGAAGAAATGCTTGCAAGAAGTTAGCGATAACAAGCAAGTTATTATTTTCATCGATGAGATTCATACCTTGTTGACTGGTGAGGGCAATCGTAAAGACGATTCGCGTATCAGTAACGTTTTGAAACCACTCTTGGCCCGTGGTGATATTCAAGTAATTGGTGCAACAACATCAGTTGAGTATCGTAAATTCTTCACAAATGATGCTGCTTTGGAACGTCGTTTCATGCCAATTACGGTTAATGAGCCGAGTGTTGAAGATGCAATTTTGATTCTAAAGGGTTTGAAGAGCCGCTATGAAAAGTACCACCAAATCAAGATAACTGATGAAGCTATTACAGCAGCCGTTAAGTTGTCTAAGCGGTATTTGCCATCCAGATTCTTGCCAGATAAGGCTATCGATTTGATCGATGAGGCAGGTTCACGCTTGAAATTGAGTGCGAAAGAGATGGAGAACTCTGTTAAGAACATTAAGCAGAGTGCGACAAATGAGGCTGACGATGAGGCTGACAAGGATGATGATACGAAGAATCGCCAGGCTTTGGCTCAACAGATTGAAAGCTTAAAGACGGAATTAAAAGATTTGCAGGATGCTAAGCAAAAAGCTTGTGACAAGGAAGATTTTGAGAAGGCTGCAAGCTGCCGGCAAAAAGAATTACAGAAGCAGGCT is a window of Amygdalobacter nucleatus DNA encoding:
- a CDS encoding MobA/MobL family protein; the encoded protein is MTKPKKINTVDWNEQEKAEEWRKAWADITNKYLEENNIQEKVDHRSFQRQGIKQIPTIHLGVSASQMEKKGITTDRGNINREIKHQNAILREISRRIKALLNWIRGIGKEEKTENENTKSPPPIQRKFAVRF
- a CDS encoding InlB B-repeat-containing protein, whose product is MEAALEAAEDGDVLEVNGKIVITKNVNITKSITLKAGSNGASISTSEEARTSTASKSAAAFSLLLESGKKLKLGGGTQSPELLLDEVHVVVSKGEFFMYDGVKISSNLPGNYGNPEVNLSIVTISGEDSKATFKGGTVENPYETNTSGFGNNYILRVMNGAKVPEIAGGTYKGAYIALLVENEGTEISNIKGGNFEHSSWTGQSEPCFKIHKKAKVDKISGGTFKSYHFGALQLECGASVGEISGGTFQNFYEKANSKMNDRALPFCSGLVLYGREGDSPVEVHTISGGNFEGINGLLAVGSKPEYMAKIDKITGGTFKSIESDKGNAGLYFSQNSEIGEISGNVQATGRTYGIWNAGTIKKISGGTYTGQNNDGLFNYELNKSNPYFKGNIEEISGGSFTGVEASINNKAVITKITNGIYTAKKETASGWNRDNYALNNKEGNGLIELEPGLSSSQPDKGNGRYLAFFKVNKDETNTSILSSKFVLPKYTGVDGTEKEYIMSGYKNEYKFNLPQQPEKEQRTFNAYPFNSVLYVKTDKSSGAISWKDNDFFDQSEGYAGGKSYHLIYGLSQNYNNDAYLDNGYRYLTKQPVLSYDENFPKNTSTSGELPEKKREVKPFDYTRMSNGVDFQDGEPKGSLFCVKDNIGNLSAKGYKFQGWNTKKDGTGIWLYAGQYVAMPAENVTLYAQWKGTSQTVRYDANGGKFADDKAEWLANYQLNETINLMAAPSRDDYEFVAWEANGQAYKANAEYKVTGDVTFKAKWQKIKPKPETSEIERPRYIPSDPIIKPIPKIGAVAKTGEIATNAFSLFICLSMVAYLSVIVIKRRK
- a CDS encoding DUF4143 domain-containing protein produces the protein MTIDDIKFAICRGAWPTSLKGKTDTSKLAIARDYKTLGFLFECLCIRDLKIYSSFQNGSISYYHDRYNLEADAVLHLDDGRYALVEFKLGQSEIEEGAKHLCKIESLIKENNQKEKQVPLALPDLELIITGTEYGYRRKDDVLVIPLACLKP
- a CDS encoding AAA family ATPase is translated as MIYLQRIADKQLCQKLDAFGEVLIIGPKGCGQTTTAKQAAKSFIEFQDEDKHENLLLISNTQPSDLLKGKKPRLFDEWQDAPKIWGAIRKDLDDTGEIGQYILTGSSSAKVKTAHTSTLRISRMNMYPMSLYESNESNGTVSLSQLLQPRFFYKLSIANDY
- a CDS encoding CtsR family transcriptional regulator; this encodes MVMRLSDYIEDFIRESLKENNGIFEFNRNSMASDMNCVPSQISYVVATRFNNDNGYLVTSRRGGKGSIEIRQLFTGDDEQLNMMEHLLNNVPNAMSEHDSAVYLDNLLTLDLITDREKAICLALMSDNSLTRVPIEERKEMRAEMVTNLLRSLASEYSFEN
- a CDS encoding ATP-dependent Clp protease ATP-binding subunit, giving the protein MNFAYDITDRTLNLLSYAASFAEALQDYKITPEYLFIGVLLNPEPDNNMRPIMERYGINENKFYKVLFGKQASALQVRLRKYSAFELPGLLYKLSGLATQILGKAVRQLRGNRVLEPEDLILAILDEPRSVTRDVLLDLNVDIDLLRNDIANLQAEAHAKNERISENQGRPTYDEEGGRYGRSHEDNGRSTTEDKQGDKLMSVDEVRKRIPTLLKYGKDMTKLAEEGKLDPVIGRQQELKRMIQILGRRMKNNPLLIGEPGVGKTAVVEALVQAIQKGDVPRDLQKHIVVALDVVSLLAGASYQGEYEERLKKCLQEVSDNKQVIIFIDEIHTLLTGEGNRKDDSRISNVLKPLLARGDIQVIGATTSVEYRKFFTNDAALERRFMPITVNEPSVEDAILILKGLKSRYEKYHQIKITDEAITAAVKLSKRYLPSRFLPDKAIDLIDEAGSRLKLSAKEMENSVKNIKQSATNEADDEADKDDDTKNRQALAQQIESLKTELKDLQDAKQKACDKEDFEKAASCRQKELQKQAELKELECQLQDEAKKAYVLTPQDIAETLTDWTNIPINQLNEKENSRLRNLEAELHKRVIGQDEAVKALAKAIRRGRVGLTLAKKPIGSFLFMGTTGVGKTELAKALAEVLFGDRNNLIRFDMSEYDSQMSATRLFGSAPGYVGYEEGGQLTEAVYKKPYSVVLLDEVEKAHPDIWNVFLQVLEDGRLTDGKGRVIDFSNTVIIMTSNIGANLLTDSQSTVGKIGFAQASSNEKQLADEPDYNGHTYEEAKKLVMNELKQHFNPEFLNRLDKIVFFEKLSKPAMREIAKLMLKGLQANSKRIGYSLTYSEPALTALTKQGYDPKYGARPLRRIIDGDLQDLLVDLKLSEDAPKSAYLCLDYNDEQGFHLSEITETAYREKQAALQKQVNEKDENTPELVVDAESTTDEESTSKLNSKKKTKSKKTETAETETDTKADSETSESTKESDK